A window of Malania oleifera isolate guangnan ecotype guangnan chromosome 2, ASM2987363v1, whole genome shotgun sequence genomic DNA:
AAtggacaaattttttttaatttttaaaagattCTTAATGCTACATATATgcctaaatttaaaaatcttaaatatagcataatttTTCCATCACATAGtaatgagttttaggaaattgatcttaagctatgtaatgtataatcctaaacttatcattgagcttaaatgattaatCTTTTTCAACTGATAAATTAAATCTaaggaattcataagctcatccccATATTAGAAAATACTAGTTATGCCAAATAAtgttaattgaatataaaattctttggccgcataattaagggggagcagaAAATTTAAAACTCATCCAATAAGcaataaattgtattatgcttGTCTTATTAAATTTATTGGATTATTTGAGTGATAATTGCAATTTATCCATCTTTTATATTATGGATGGATTATGTGATCTGTTTTGAACTAAACGTTTCTATCCTTCCTTCGCTTAaagttcaattatatttgatggataatttatttgaACTGAACATTTAATGTTCATTCTTCGCTTAATGGTAATTTCatttaatggaaaaatattttttattgattagCTATTCTGACCAGCATGCTTGAGCTAAACGTCACTTGCATGGCTAATGTAGTAatgtgaactgcatgctgatAGTTTTTTTTAGGAGTGCATGCTATTTgtatggaacgccatctgcaaggctaTTGCAGaactttgtgaattgcatgctaacAGTGAACTAGGTTCTTGAAAGCTTAAAATTGAATTACTTACTGTAAACAACTAGGTTTTTTGGTGtatggatttttgggaaatgttctatttacagatggcatgctgccgaaatttcattagatttttcccaaaataatcattgTCCATAAACCATATGCCAAAACAGTTATAATATGTTGCATGCTAGAACTCATTTTAAAGGATGACTGTTTATTAAATGAATATCTATACTTCATCTTTATCTATAATTGCATGCATAAGAACATAGGGAAACTATACTGGTTGCACGTTAGAAATGAATAAATCTATATCCAGTATAGATGTTCTAATGTTTCAAGAAAGAGTGCTTATACTTATTGGTATACTTAGTGGAATTAAtccttgattagtataagcagctCATTTCTCTTTCCTAGGATGCCAAATAATTGAATATGTTAGTGTATGTCTAATCCAAAATGTCATATAGATTAAAACATGTACATGTTTGAttgtcttaggatgaactagtttatggacaccatttggtccaactctttgggttatgtactttcactcagGACCTTAATGGTAAAGCATCATTCTTGAAATCAAGCGacacatgttttgatgatggtccataaactaggacAATTGCATGACATTTGGGGTAATTTTCATTTGTAACACACTCATTAAGTATTTTGAGTGGTGTCATCTTCACATTAAACCCCTATTGCATAAttcttgagtatagccttgattggctaacgtgcattaaattgaaatgcaatatgtcatccTTGCGTGCTAAATGCCTAATATTTGAGGCATACTGAAatcctttgaaaggatgaatatatgacgAATGCTCTTAattgaacatcatccttgagctaaaagcaagtatgtatgtatgcatgcaaatatacaggggagcttaagccctacgcgtaagaaaaatgaataagagcTTATTGCCTATAATcttttgtgttgaccttataggtcacacccggttttgataataacaaattcCTATTGTGTTTAATGGGTCTTTTaggttatgtgcaggtattcaaattgatagatcataatgcacaaagagagattgaagttgaagacccaatttccgttatattgtattttatttttatgcaaagggtttgtaatagtaaatagggattggtttgtaataatcacacacacatcacctacatgatctaataagtaagttgattacacgtcaaaattgcgtaattgggcgtttaacccgagctttatggtttatatttttaattaaatgtccaaaattatccaatattttaataaagtgccaaaatcatcattcttgaactttattgcacaatttatgaagttttggtaattttttgtcgcaggaaaattcccgagaattaAAACCgatacctattcgtatttcatgcataacttttccatccaagctccaatcgagacgattcaaatttctagagaaagagaaaaggattatctacaacttttatgttttgagttttgtgagaaaagGACTCCAAAAGAGAAGACTTTGTAAtaaacagagaacaaaaaaatataataattcgggtcctctaaatgggtcaaatctctaatccgggtctagggcacccaatgcctcctatttaagtTCCTCTGTTCCTTCCCCCTACGCAGGCAGCCCACGAGGGCtccccctctccccttctctcttttccctttctcttttctcttttctcttccatGGTTTTTCTTTTGACTACTCTcttttcattcttcaatttctctccttGAACTCTCTCTTGTTCTCTCCTTCCGGCAGTTTTTTCTttgtctctatttctctctcaacTTTCTCCTCTGGCAATAGCAGTGCTGCCATACCAGCACCATCAGCAACACAGAAGACCGCCATCCCACAGCCAACTCCAGCAGCAGCCCCGGCCTCCATCACAGCAACACCAATTGCAGTCCTCTGCCTCACCTCTGCTGCAGCCACGGCCAGCACAGCCAACGTCCTCCACCATTCTCTGCTGTACCAGCACGCAGCAGCGCCTCCTTGCAGGACTCTGGCCCCTCCTTCCTGCTGAAACTCACCTCTACAACCAGCCACGCACAGCAACCTCCACAGGAAACCAGCAGATGCAGCAACCATGGTTGggcttttctcttttctttcttatttcctttccttttcttcttttcttttccttttatttttatgttaagtACTGTGGTGTTATTattccaactctctctctctctcttcttttatttctttcaatattaagttggatgctactattttaaattatttgctgAAGTTATTTGGAAAGACAAgatcttgaattttaaatattttattatcattgtagtggttaattatttattaatgttttttttattgttttcggtggtagatttaattattgttcgagtcatttagttaattttgttaaggttcggtttggttattaaaaagaaaaaaaaatattgtttttgttttgaagtttcccaagttttagttttttttgaaGCTCGGTTTATTTacggtcagatttatcaaagtttgcatttttattgtgtttcgttagtatttaaatttaggtttttatttgtgtttttttattttggttcgagttcttgcttTGTGTTAAAGTCTTGGTTTTTAGTGTGTGCGTTTGAATCTGATTGTGTTTCCTTGCCtgtgtgtttttaatttcatgttcaaaattatcatctttaattagcgcgtgttttgatatttccttaagtagattagagtttccatccttactgtttaattcgaagcatgttaattttaggactttaatttatgtttttgtttaagtctccacaatcttgaaaaacctgaatctgaactgagttcaatacaattttgtttttgattggacgaacgtaaattttgagattaaacgcattccctgaggagacgatctagcccttgggcttagtattacacgacagaactcctatacttgggatagctcttgagctgctcatttttcgagtgagtcaagtttttggcgccgttgccggggaatgtcggtcttagtctcaaatttgcatttttcccgtcatttttgttagttttatgaaaaagaaaaaaaaaatagaaaacaaaaatagaaaaaattttgagtcttaaaaaatggctgcacctgcaccgtgcacgataatggattttttgcagcttgaatatgccactgcatcatcttccactgttttgccttatgacgagcttaatttcatgatgcagcgcgggaggacatcattgctacccgagttttatgggtcggaatctgagtgcccttatcagcacctagcagagtttgagttaacctgcaacatgtttttctctcatgctagagctggcgaatctactagactgaatttatttcttgctattTTGCAGGATAGGgaactgatttggtttcattccttgagacctcactctatcactaattggactgatatggagcgtgaatttctacatgcgttttgttcctcatagaaaactcaatttttgcaggaattgattcttaattttgtgcagcaggatgacgagacatttagggcttgctgggagcgattcaaggatctactaagcacttgtccacatcaggagttcgactcatggaggttagttgattatttttatactgctcttacccctaattgcaagtgttttgtccaaactatgtctaatggagagctcgtcagcgaggatccagatcaggtattatcaatctttgattacttagctgacaatgtcccacagtggaacacacgatacactcaggcacccatgactgcacaccctatcagcacaatcggtggtggagatgtatacgagccaccaaactgcccaaacaaccctccgcctcaatatcagccacaacagatctctccgagctgtacgtcgtcagaccttttcgaggatagcatagcacagatggcaaacatgctccaacaattcatgcaaactcaagtcgatcataataatgaattgtgggataccattaatgcgataagcacacaattggatatcttagaaaacgaagaattgctcgcagaacctcagcctagtcctcaagagtaccagcaaccacaacaacaaatacccgatgtttctcttgagataatagaggccaccactacttcaagaagcgagaaagaatttccccaacctgagatgctcatcgtcgaacaaccaattgtcccagcactagaagtcatggctgaaccagaagaggtcaaagaaaaatcagaggaaacggggccacaagcggagcatttagttgatgatgagactgatactcatacggagtaccaacttgtggtacctcctactccgagctcagaaatcgtgaaatcgtcactcccgcctgaatcagatgttaaggagcctagtgtAGAGGTAGACTCTTGcaatggtatgatgatatgtacacccgataaaaagggtgaccagtctggtgagcatatgattttcaaagaatcaggtaaaacctttaatgttaatgcttctaaagaactgcaggtaattattctgatcactttctctcaaccgttagttcgtaaagaaacaaatttcctggaaacgatgttgaataaagaccctttcttgtcaacacaagagggtcgacctgcacacaaattgtttggtattttgacacgcattaatttatctgaggttgatttttgtgcaggtataaaaactgatccactgtggcagctgaaatttggagaaccgccgatgcaatttatagacctgcggccaccagacgaaattcctccagagcctctgccaagacaattgtgatgtttttctttcccttatttttcttttattttatcttattttatttttatttagttttcaggtctattttctcatagttcgatTTTTGTTTTCCGTTATTtcaccactcaggtacgccttacttttcccgtgcacagttttttctatttcccctatgctttcacattgaggacaatgttccactttagttgagggggatgagcattcgcatgtgacactgtgtacgtacacgtactgggtttaaaaaaaataaaaaaaaatcaaaaaaatcaaaaagaaagagagaaagaaaggaggagcactgaaaaattacattgcactatgctatgcttaacattgcgtatacctttcacatacttgcgtataacttcagaatgacacacttgagtcaatcatgcgtagtttctctctatatgatcttatgactccatgaagaatcgattggtagtacattcgtgttaatttgactatataatttcctgtatttacacggcatctcatgaggttgaatacacactcatgtgattcattgcacttagggtttcctgtgagcactgagagagcacccgtggagactatgacaccttgtgagatatccttgagctatttatcgtccttttgagcgttaatatcaaatcagagttcatggaactcaattctctttttctggatgattcctttgtgcactagtctatgttttgatttgctagcctagaggtgacacctagtggggagatagaaacttaggtcttgtagcctactcaaaatgtgaaggctgagccacccctagagatagacttaattcatgaactcctatttgagctcaattcccattgattgtatgaagattacaaaagaagtgttaatattgtccttattgatcaagaaaagacagaaaatgaagaatgagcaaaataaagaataagcaatacacatgcgcatgaaatgaaatgtcaatgtcgGCCCAattacatatcacaaaaagtcaaggacgacacatattttccacatatgaagatgcttcaaccggttaatgcctcagatgtattcacaacaagtttgtgagtaagttgatctagggtggtctcggttggatatggcgagtaggtgagaagatgctagggtgaaggacccgacacctcatagataggctagatcctttcctgactagtccactccatatacttagcattgttctttttaatatgtgggatgtttgatcacgacacttctcctcacatatgatgagtgaacccattttctttgagtgttcttgagggtataccagttaggccgagtcaaagcgaccgttctgtaggtgtccactggcgtcctaggtgtactgagtcacacacatcacacacacctcgagagtttacctgtttacactcgaacttatatgcttgcattaactctgaatgtgccaccaattaacttcatgtgagtataatgctcttaaatgacatataaacgatgaaacttgcatgggtgACGTGTTTTGGAGTTGTGTATactgaatatgaacgagcttgtgtgaaattcagttatgttcttgtatgtgaagtgatATAATattatcgcatgtgcattgatttcatgatcaccggacaTAAttctagacaccaccctgagattcattcacgtcatttgctagagactagcaaaacgttagttggggggtgtgattacacatcaaaactgcgtaattgggcgtttaacccgagctttatggtttatatttttaattaaatgtccaaaattgtccaatattttaataaagtgccaaaatcatcattcttgaactttattgcacaatttatgaagttttggtaattttttgtcgcaggaaaattcccgagaatcaaaaccgacacctgttcgtatttcatgtataacttttccgtcggagcttcgatcgagacgattcaaatttttggagaaagaggaaaggattatctacaactttcatgttttgcattttgcgaGACAATGACTCTaaaagagcagaatttgtaatgaacagagaataaaaaaatataataattcgggtcctctaaatgggtcaaatctctaatccgggtctagggcacccaatgcctcctatttaagtTCCTCTGTTTCTTCCCCCTATGCAGGCAGCCCACGAGGGCtccccctctccccttctctcttttccctttctcttttctcttttctcttccatGGTTTTTCTTTTGACTACTCTCTTTTCATTCTTCAGTTTCTCTCCTTGAACTCTCTCTTGTTCTCTCCTTTCGGCAGTTTTTTCTttgtctctatttctctctcaaaTTTCTCCTCTGGCCATAGTAGTGCTGCCATACTAGCACCATCACCAACACAGAAGACCCCCATCCCACAGCCAACTCTAGCAGCAGCCCCGGCCTCCATCACAGCAACACCAATTGCAGTCCTCTGCCTCACCTCTGCTGCAGCCACGGCCAGCAcagccagcctcctccaccattcTCTACTGTACCAGCACGCAACAGCGCCTCCTTGCAGGACTCTGGCCCCTCCTTCCTGCTGAAACTCACCTCTACAACCAGCCACGCACAGCAACCTCCATAGGAAACCAGCAGATGCAGCAACCATGGCTGggcttttctcttttctttcttatttcctttccttttcttcttttcttttccttttatttttatgttaagtACTGTGGTGTTATTattccaactctctctctctcttcttttatttctttcaatattaagttggatgctactattttaaattatttgctgAAGTTATTTGGAAAGACAAgatcttgaattttaaatattttattatcattgtaatggttaattatttattaatgttttttttattgttttcggtgatagatttaattattgttcgagtcatttagttaattttgttaaggttcggtttggttattaaaaagaaaaaaaaatattgtttttgttttgaagtttcccaagttttagttttttttgaaGCTCGGTTTATTTACGGTCatatttatcaaagtttgcatttttattgtgtttcattagtatttaaatttaggtttttatttgtgtttttgtattttggttcgagttcttgctttgtgttaaagtcttggtttttagtgtgtgcgtttgaatctgattgagtttccttgcctgtgtgtttttaatttcatgttcaaaattatcatctttaattagcgcgtgttttgatatttccttaagtagattagagtttccatccttactctttaattcgaagcatgttaattttaggactttaatttatgtttttgtttaagtctccacaatcttgaaaaacccgaatctgaactaagttcagtacaattttgttttctattggacgaacgtaaattttgagattaaacgcattccctaaggagacgatcgagcccttgggcttagtattacacgacataactcctatacttgggatagctcttgagctgctcatttttcgagtgagt
This region includes:
- the LOC131149120 gene encoding uncharacterized protein LOC131149120 → MSNGELVSEDPDQVLSIFDYLADNVPQWNTRYTQAPMTAHPISTIGGGDVYEPPNCPNNPPPQYQPQQISPSCTSSDLFEDSIAQMANMLQQFMQTQVDHNNELWDTINAISTQLDILENEELLAEPQPSPQEYQQPQQQIPDVSLEIIEATTTSRSEKEFPQPEMLIVEQPIVPALEVMAEPEEVKEKSEETGPQAEHLVDDETDTHTEYQLVVPPTPSSEIVKSSLPPESDVKEPSVEVDSCNGMMICTPDKKGDQSGEHMIFKESGKTFNVNASKELQVIILITFSQPLVRKETNFLETMLNKDPFLSTQEGRPAHKLFGILTRINLSEVDFCAGIKTDPLWQLKFGEPPMQFIDLRPPDEIPPEPLPRQL